From the Spiroplasma chrysopicola DF-1 genome, one window contains:
- a CDS encoding ABC transporter permease codes for MLLFWQSLKNIVKQKTQVIIFIILAVLLSVLSSASWIVNERLVSGYHFMGAGTFDYDYLANFNSKKNKTLDIPTITPWYAFGADYHLITEQSNQFSIDQDKSAQTLPFLEIGRNGALQALDDNVDIKITFNTSRTEVQNITFTNKQSKAITFLNDGLYRFNFQSAVFKNSLIGQFYDQNHNINSNEQRQQIQDFMANFVCSDIAKNTIYLLIDYLNYLIQNPIPNSTVLREPPNEEELKAKLIAFVNPNPANSTTQWQQHVDFSQPEEHLQNIPDVKGIKKEVFTKGLDGSLSILVKNPQVSSILTKQLELFYSSKPVEKLNPVGYNLNIKNAVFSINDFYNENNNNNDFNELVQGTKYGPFQFMSTYYKLVSARSNFKLQFRQQFEYSDLSSSSNYKVINWEHLLAYDQLKLIEKYPGFDPSNPSHAVYAVISPQFAKANNLNLGDSFTIGENNQLFVGAIGGDTLNIYPTIYDTDTFPDPKQDAIVYVAPSVWIRNTIATPTNIEENSTMFFKYNGSDQNKDTLRLTSLIASDYHSLHQPNNKDLKLSTKEDSSIVYNRYALMGRAILIYQIFTFALFLIFLIILVFTLSILIKKIIKQETITNGILKANGYSSTKITSSYLSYALITTIIGVPFGWAIGLVIQIPLIAIFTNYFIIPNYFMVSGYPLLFAFLVIGLVSIAAIWFTAWRQLNKNPLDLINPNKNIETPKWTERIFNRVSFKRFTTKFRFNMMITSSKKIGWFFLTFFIASLSLTFSVLIPTSINKFSDEYYRNLNYKNDYNYNYVVGNIPFSRYQSYKWNGPNSSLSPTYPITNNSLFAEYLNNGSGWVKLSDITSPADIQKYSQNISDMIAFNFMAGKGASLSIGAFVETARKFPGTVNQINNLMCQVFPKIFGKPTVTPDPGQSLADQWAYCLSYSVNDIIPNNIRNMWLKDDLTIQQFNFTFGTSTYNQKNEDLYTAFNLKSSDGGNNEYNIKTYGINENNKTIILPARGALADSKKIDPTKQSVPIVINQKAALISNLKVGSNFTGTTNKKLLEFGNEVESTTNSQSNEVYQKPVSSSLWSYGDDDWNIQANIDPFTIDLTKLTIGEQKSKYGFTDENGNFQEYYNLKNFMLKIPKNIFKPGEFLTQSQSQTTGHFLPGLLDAKASKVVKEYSDYYLVRPFDTGIDEVITGIGVLNNGFPTTWYSEAMRQGLLKITDNDVKTTYHVVGIQNSYDVPRAYINQNVANNILGYPVTEDNLYGQGNSANPLQWFNGKFSKYQDQVDLTTRFNLSSQDGSYSVNNFINGQIFPASTENEFIGVKSDVIKKISIVSNNLSIIYVLLTIITAIIIIYIMTDFFVNSYLKFIAVMKALGYSNWEVNSLTLGIFTPFVILAWAVGVTVMWLIAKLGVFTFSTITQNVIPFSFPWLVLPITGGVILLIYAITYWISIQKIKNMSIQEQVNASEI; via the coding sequence ATGCTATTATTTTGACAAAGTCTTAAAAATATTGTTAAACAAAAGACACAAGTTATAATATTTATTATTTTGGCCGTTCTTTTGTCAGTCTTATCTTCAGCATCTTGGATAGTTAACGAACGTTTAGTAAGTGGCTATCATTTTATGGGAGCTGGAACTTTTGACTATGATTATTTAGCTAATTTTAACAGTAAAAAAAATAAAACACTTGATATACCAACAATTACACCATGGTATGCTTTCGGAGCGGACTATCATTTAATTACTGAACAAAGTAATCAGTTTAGTATCGACCAAGACAAATCAGCGCAAACTTTACCATTTTTGGAAATTGGGCGTAATGGGGCTTTGCAAGCCTTAGATGATAATGTTGATATTAAAATTACTTTTAATACAAGTCGTACGGAAGTTCAAAATATTACTTTTACCAATAAACAATCAAAAGCAATAACTTTTTTAAACGATGGTTTATATCGATTTAATTTTCAATCAGCAGTTTTTAAAAACTCATTAATTGGTCAGTTTTATGACCAAAATCATAACATAAATTCTAATGAACAACGGCAACAAATTCAAGATTTTATGGCAAATTTCGTTTGTAGTGATATTGCAAAAAACACAATTTATTTATTAATTGATTATTTAAATTATTTAATTCAAAATCCAATTCCAAATTCAACAGTTTTAAGAGAACCACCAAATGAAGAGGAATTAAAAGCTAAACTAATTGCTTTTGTTAATCCAAATCCAGCTAACTCAACAACGCAGTGGCAACAGCATGTTGATTTTAGCCAACCAGAAGAACATTTACAAAATATTCCGGATGTAAAGGGAATTAAAAAAGAAGTTTTTACAAAAGGATTAGATGGTAGTTTAAGTATCTTAGTTAAAAATCCCCAGGTAAGTTCTATTTTGACTAAACAATTAGAATTATTTTATAGTTCGAAACCAGTCGAAAAACTTAATCCTGTTGGGTACAATTTAAATATCAAAAATGCAGTGTTTAGCATTAATGATTTCTATAATGAAAATAATAATAACAATGACTTTAATGAGCTAGTGCAAGGAACTAAATATGGACCGTTTCAGTTCATGTCAACTTATTACAAGTTAGTTAGTGCGAGAAGCAACTTTAAGTTGCAATTTCGCCAACAATTTGAATATTCAGATTTATCGAGTAGTAGTAATTACAAAGTAATTAATTGAGAGCATTTACTTGCATATGATCAATTAAAACTTATTGAGAAATATCCGGGTTTTGACCCAAGTAATCCAAGCCATGCTGTTTATGCAGTTATTTCGCCTCAATTTGCGAAAGCAAATAATTTAAACTTAGGTGATTCATTTACAATTGGTGAAAATAATCAATTATTTGTCGGAGCAATTGGGGGAGATACTTTGAATATTTATCCAACAATTTATGATACTGATACTTTTCCTGACCCCAAACAAGATGCAATCGTTTATGTTGCACCATCAGTCTGAATTCGTAATACAATTGCTACTCCAACCAATATTGAAGAAAATAGTACAATGTTTTTTAAATACAATGGCTCAGATCAGAATAAAGATACGCTTAGACTAACTAGTTTAATTGCTTCAGATTATCATAGTTTACATCAACCAAATAATAAAGATTTAAAACTGTCAACAAAGGAAGATTCTTCAATTGTTTATAATCGTTATGCCTTAATGGGTCGAGCAATTTTAATCTATCAAATCTTTACTTTCGCTTTATTCTTAATTTTCTTGATTATCTTAGTTTTTACCTTATCCATTTTAATTAAAAAAATTATTAAACAAGAAACAATTACGAATGGAATTTTAAAGGCCAATGGTTATAGTAGCACAAAAATTACTAGTAGCTACTTATCATATGCATTAATTACAACGATAATTGGGGTTCCCTTTGGATGAGCGATTGGTTTAGTTATTCAAATACCATTGATTGCAATTTTTACCAATTACTTTATTATTCCAAATTATTTTATGGTATCAGGCTACCCACTCTTATTTGCTTTTTTAGTAATTGGGTTAGTTAGCATTGCTGCGATTTGATTTACCGCATGGCGACAATTAAATAAAAACCCCTTGGATTTAATTAATCCAAACAAAAATATTGAGACTCCAAAATGAACAGAAAGAATTTTTAATCGTGTTAGTTTTAAAAGATTCACAACAAAATTCCGCTTCAATATGATGATTACATCTAGCAAAAAAATTGGATGATTCTTTTTAACTTTCTTTATTGCTAGTTTAAGTCTAACTTTTTCTGTTCTTATTCCAACTTCAATTAATAAGTTTAGTGACGAATACTATCGTAATTTAAATTATAAAAATGATTATAATTATAATTATGTTGTTGGAAATATTCCTTTTTCGCGCTATCAGAGTTATAAATGAAATGGGCCAAACAGTAGTTTATCACCAACATATCCAATAACAAATAACTCGCTTTTTGCGGAGTATTTAAATAATGGTAGTGGGTGAGTTAAATTATCAGATATTACCAGCCCAGCGGATATTCAAAAGTATTCACAAAACATTAGTGATATGATTGCTTTTAACTTTATGGCTGGGAAAGGAGCCAGTTTATCAATTGGGGCTTTTGTTGAGACAGCTAGAAAATTTCCGGGAACAGTAAACCAAATTAATAATTTAATGTGTCAAGTTTTCCCAAAAATATTTGGTAAACCAACAGTTACCCCTGATCCAGGACAATCTCTAGCAGATCAATGAGCTTACTGTTTGAGCTATTCTGTTAATGATATTATTCCAAATAATATTCGTAATATGTGATTAAAAGATGATTTAACAATCCAACAATTTAATTTTACTTTTGGAACTTCAACTTATAATCAAAAAAATGAAGACCTGTATACTGCTTTTAACTTAAAAAGTAGTGATGGTGGGAATAATGAGTATAATATTAAAACATATGGAATTAATGAAAATAATAAAACAATTATTCTGCCAGCACGGGGGGCATTAGCAGATAGTAAAAAAATTGACCCGACAAAACAGTCAGTTCCAATTGTTATTAATCAAAAAGCCGCTTTAATTAGTAATTTAAAAGTAGGTTCAAATTTTACAGGGACAACAAATAAAAAGTTATTAGAATTTGGTAATGAAGTTGAAAGTACAACTAATAGTCAAAGCAATGAGGTTTATCAAAAACCTGTTTCTTCATCGCTATGAAGTTACGGGGATGATGATTGAAATATTCAAGCAAATATTGATCCCTTTACAATTGATTTAACAAAATTAACGATTGGGGAACAAAAAAGCAAGTATGGATTTACTGATGAAAATGGTAATTTTCAAGAATATTATAATTTAAAAAATTTCATGTTAAAAATTCCTAAAAATATATTTAAACCTGGTGAATTTTTAACTCAATCACAAAGTCAAACAACGGGACATTTTTTACCAGGGTTACTAGATGCAAAAGCATCAAAAGTTGTTAAAGAATACTCAGATTATTATTTAGTTCGTCCTTTTGATACAGGTATTGATGAGGTAATTACGGGAATTGGGGTTTTGAACAATGGTTTCCCAACAACTTGATATAGTGAGGCGATGCGCCAAGGGTTATTAAAAATTACCGACAATGATGTTAAAACAACCTATCATGTTGTTGGAATTCAAAATTCTTATGATGTGCCAAGAGCTTATATTAATCAAAATGTCGCTAATAATATTTTAGGATATCCAGTTACTGAAGATAACTTATATGGCCAGGGTAATTCTGCTAATCCATTACAATGATTTAATGGAAAATTTAGTAAGTATCAAGACCAAGTTGACTTAACAACGCGTTTTAATTTATCTTCACAAGATGGATCATATTCAGTTAATAACTTTATTAATGGTCAAATCTTTCCTGCCAGTACGGAAAATGAATTTATTGGTGTTAAAAGTGATGTTATTAAAAAAATATCAATTGTATCAAATAATTTATCCATTATTTATGTCTTATTAACTATTATTACCGCAATTATTATTATTTATATTATGACAGATTTCTTTGTTAATAGTTATTTGAAATTTATTGCGGTAATGAAAGCATTAGGTTATTCAAACTGAGAAGTAAATAGTCTAACATTAGGAATTTTCACACCATTTGTGATTCTTGCTTGAGCAGTCGGAGTAACAGTAATGTGATTAATTGCTAAATTAGGAGTTTTCACCTTTTCAACAATAACCCAAAATGTTATTCCATTTAGTTTCCCATGATTAGTTTTACCAATTACGGGAGGAGTTATCTTATTAATTTATGCAATAACTTATTGAATTTCAATTCAAAAAATTAAGAATATGAGTATTCAAGAACAAGTCAATGCTAGTGAGATTTAA
- a CDS encoding lipoprotein — protein sequence MKKLLAILSVTTLTTTSTTTLVACHAKVGTPTAKYFDSEVEKIDPVLRNQVKYTSTLAKILIASRHENMNTYALPTINYFLNNVGNNLKGTYLTKSGQEVKIDDYVKEYKKLNNFTWNPWLATDPNYKGGANTYDLMSSMVAMTEWDPALNNSHPSTQKDGTGRYTDFSVKENVAWAQYDTGALSNTLVRDSAAIQKYIASTGAGSWNFPYFNDNGHAGVSNLLYHNSAQFAPTTTEMSYQNSDKDKIVFGKAIANQSSNLNNLYGLKYFNMAINLLTAFRPGIELQMLQEFTQILPFAKTSYSSGPRNAALLLAMPLLLASLVMEKWFDTEKNVIDGASILQVFDKSVVEDTTIKVSDNDLRLSDLIVNLKKDMLPFMTDSSKEQFLDLENPEYPEHKDELLETYAKLANWFKAAIAKAGNNFDAQKLNAVLKTDLQKVISDFEGIISSMPMIDEAISLIRTVMSLVKSNNFDFYSLLRGMGGFANWFFKIDTSGNYTINSHNVDNVIEVYNAEKKGIEGYNADLSSVDPNSAYGQLVLKSYGFNSETQSYTKGSLFDMFNIWAHGDAENLDSDNNMMYNFIQQVLNPESGYVGKMLKEINEAMRQDWFDNIFLDNKWFITASGKGVDNTDLGVVKMDGNNVASIRYQLDYYGPKDASTKLDKHVKSLGYTDPASGNSPSWIDQAGIDDRYNIEPKEDSAWKLKDWAEYDGNGNAYINHSDQIKYSYVVQFDNLVPMLGSDNNISKDKYRSFLLTDFVWYYNEDRYY from the coding sequence GTGAAAAAATTATTAGCAATTTTGAGTGTAACAACTCTGACAACAACTAGTACAACAACATTAGTAGCTTGTCATGCAAAAGTAGGAACGCCTACTGCAAAGTATTTTGATAGTGAAGTTGAAAAAATTGATCCTGTTCTTCGTAACCAAGTTAAATATACTAGTACGTTGGCAAAAATTTTAATTGCCTCACGTCATGAGAATATGAATACTTATGCGTTACCAACAATTAATTATTTTTTAAACAATGTTGGAAATAATTTAAAAGGAACTTATCTAACAAAATCAGGACAAGAAGTTAAAATTGATGATTATGTAAAAGAATATAAAAAATTAAATAACTTTACTTGAAATCCATGATTAGCAACAGATCCTAATTACAAAGGTGGAGCCAATACCTATGATCTTATGTCATCAATGGTCGCAATGACTGAATGAGACCCGGCCCTTAATAACAGTCATCCATCAACACAAAAGGATGGAACAGGGCGCTATACAGATTTTAGTGTTAAGGAAAATGTTGCTTGAGCACAATATGATACTGGGGCATTAAGTAATACTCTAGTTAGAGACTCAGCTGCAATTCAAAAATATATTGCTTCAACTGGTGCAGGGTCATGAAACTTCCCTTATTTTAACGATAATGGGCATGCAGGTGTTTCAAATCTGCTTTATCATAACTCAGCCCAATTTGCCCCAACAACAACTGAAATGTCATATCAAAATAGTGATAAAGATAAAATTGTTTTTGGGAAAGCAATTGCTAACCAATCAAGTAATTTAAACAATTTGTATGGTTTAAAATATTTTAATATGGCAATTAATTTATTAACTGCTTTCCGACCTGGCATTGAATTGCAAATGTTGCAAGAGTTTACTCAAATTTTGCCATTTGCAAAAACTAGCTATTCTTCTGGACCAAGAAATGCTGCTTTATTATTAGCAATGCCATTATTATTAGCATCTTTAGTTATGGAAAAATGATTTGATACTGAAAAAAATGTTATTGACGGTGCAAGTATTTTACAAGTTTTTGACAAATCAGTTGTTGAAGACACAACAATTAAAGTTTCAGATAATGACTTAAGACTATCAGATTTAATTGTTAATTTAAAAAAAGATATGCTACCATTTATGACAGATTCAAGCAAAGAACAGTTTTTAGATCTTGAGAATCCAGAGTACCCAGAGCATAAAGATGAATTGTTAGAAACTTATGCTAAATTAGCTAACTGATTTAAAGCCGCAATTGCTAAAGCGGGAAATAATTTTGATGCGCAAAAATTAAACGCAGTTTTAAAAACTGACTTGCAAAAAGTAATTTCAGATTTTGAAGGCATTATTAGTAGTATGCCAATGATAGACGAAGCAATTTCATTAATTCGGACAGTAATGTCATTGGTTAAATCAAATAATTTTGATTTTTATAGTTTATTACGTGGAATGGGAGGATTTGCAAACTGATTCTTCAAAATTGATACAAGTGGGAACTATACTATTAATTCACATAATGTTGATAATGTAATTGAGGTTTATAATGCTGAAAAAAAAGGCATTGAAGGTTATAATGCTGATTTATCATCAGTTGATCCCAATAGTGCTTACGGACAGTTAGTATTAAAATCATATGGTTTTAATAGTGAAACACAATCTTATACAAAAGGTTCGTTATTTGATATGTTTAATATTTGAGCCCATGGGGATGCAGAAAATTTAGATTCTGACAATAATATGATGTACAACTTTATTCAACAAGTATTAAATCCAGAATCAGGTTATGTTGGAAAAATGTTAAAAGAAATTAATGAAGCAATGCGTCAAGATTGATTTGACAACATTTTTCTTGATAATAAATGATTTATTACTGCATCAGGAAAAGGAGTTGACAATACAGATTTAGGAGTTGTTAAAATGGATGGTAATAATGTTGCAAGCATTCGTTACCAATTAGATTATTATGGGCCAAAAGATGCTTCAACTAAATTAGATAAACATGTTAAATCTTTAGGATATACTGATCCAGCAAGTGGGAATTCACCAAGTTGAATTGACCAAGCAGGAATTGATGACCGCTATAATATTGAACCAAAAGAAGATTCAGCGTGAAAGTTAAAAGATTGAGCTGAATATGATGGGAATGGTAATGCATATATTAATCATAGTGATCAAATTAAATATAGTTATGTTGTTCAATTTGATAATTTAGTTCCAATGCTAGGTTCTGATAATAATATTTCAAAAGATAAATACCGAAGTTTTTTACTTACTGATTTTGTTTGATATTATAACGAAGATAGATATTATTAA
- the rplL gene encoding 50S ribosomal protein L7/L12, translating to MALSKNDIIKALEEMKLSELNDLVKAIEDHFGVVAAAAVAAAPAADGGATAGPSEVDIILTEAGASKVAVIKLVKEITGQELMAAKALVDKLPATIKSKVKPEEAEEIKGQLVAAGASVELK from the coding sequence ATGGCATTATCAAAAAATGATATTATTAAAGCATTAGAAGAAATGAAATTATCAGAATTAAACGATTTAGTTAAAGCAATCGAAGATCACTTTGGAGTTGTTGCCGCAGCCGCTGTTGCTGCTGCACCAGCTGCCGATGGGGGAGCAACTGCTGGACCATCGGAAGTAGATATTATCTTAACTGAAGCTGGAGCAAGTAAAGTTGCAGTTATTAAATTAGTTAAAGAAATTACTGGACAAGAATTAATGGCTGCAAAAGCATTAGTTGATAAATTACCAGCAACAATTAAAAGTAAAGTAAAACCTGAAGAAGCTGAAGAAATTAAAGGGCAATTAGTTGCTGCTGGAGCTTCAGTTGAATTAAAATAA
- the rplJ gene encoding 50S ribosomal protein L10 produces the protein MKPALQTKVTVVKEITDNFKNANSAVVVEYQKLTVAEFTQLRRMLAEQDVSIKVYKNNLVDLAVKEAGFADLSAFLTGPNAFAFGTGEQMAAAKTLAKFAKTHPALKLKAGIYEGKVLDTKGIVEIASLPTKNELIAMFASSLLYPLRMFAIGVKEIAKTRSE, from the coding sequence ATGAAGCCAGCATTACAAACAAAAGTAACTGTTGTAAAAGAAATTACTGATAATTTTAAAAATGCTAATTCAGCAGTTGTTGTTGAATATCAAAAATTAACAGTAGCAGAATTTACACAATTAAGAAGAATGCTTGCAGAGCAAGACGTAAGCATTAAAGTTTATAAAAACAATTTAGTGGATTTAGCGGTTAAAGAAGCAGGATTTGCTGATTTATCAGCATTCTTAACAGGCCCTAATGCTTTTGCTTTTGGTACAGGTGAACAGATGGCAGCAGCAAAAACATTGGCAAAGTTTGCAAAAACCCACCCCGCTTTAAAATTAAAAGCTGGGATCTATGAAGGTAAAGTGTTGGATACAAAAGGGATTGTTGAAATTGCATCTTTACCAACCAAAAATGAATTGATTGCAATGTTTGCATCAAGTTTATTATACCCATTACGTATGTTCGCAATTGGGGTAAAAGAAATTGCAAAAACAAGAAGTGAGTAG
- a CDS encoding ABC transporter ATP-binding protein: protein MKLKVDNISKTIGNKQILKNVTFIAQEKDIIGLIGDNGSGKTTTIKCIFQEYLVQNGNILIDDKEITAQDLIQMAFFPDQNNFPKNYSVYDYCKYNYDLSGLKGNFNEQLELILDALDLKDYKKAKFKLLSSGMQKRALLAAILITRPKILFLDEPTANLDVQSRKEFIELLKMLAVKKDIIIVITSHEIEELDRLINKIVILNHGQVIYENNFDNSKDNLQQIYDNAVKNRKTKIDKNKIERIF from the coding sequence ATGAAGCTAAAAGTTGATAATATTTCAAAAACAATTGGGAATAAACAAATTTTAAAAAATGTTACATTTATAGCCCAAGAAAAAGATATTATTGGTTTAATCGGGGATAATGGTTCAGGGAAAACAACAACAATAAAATGTATTTTTCAAGAGTACCTGGTTCAAAATGGTAATATTTTAATTGATGATAAAGAAATAACAGCCCAAGATTTAATTCAGATGGCTTTTTTTCCAGATCAAAATAATTTCCCCAAAAATTATAGTGTTTATGATTATTGTAAATATAATTATGATTTATCAGGATTAAAAGGAAATTTTAATGAACAATTAGAATTAATTTTAGATGCTCTTGATTTGAAAGACTACAAAAAGGCAAAATTTAAATTACTATCATCTGGAATGCAAAAACGAGCTTTATTAGCAGCAATTCTTATTACAAGACCTAAAATTTTATTTTTAGATGAACCAACTGCTAATTTGGATGTTCAGTCTCGTAAAGAGTTTATTGAATTATTAAAAATGTTAGCAGTTAAAAAAGATATTATTATAGTAATTACAAGTCATGAAATTGAAGAATTAGATCGTCTTATTAATAAAATAGTAATTCTTAACCATGGGCAAGTAATTTATGAAAATAACTTTGATAATTCAAAAGATAATTTACAGCAAATATATGATAATGCTGTTAAAAATAGAAAAACTAAAATAGATAAAAATAAAATTGAAAGGATTTTTTAA
- a CDS encoding ABC transporter ATP-binding protein, translating to MIQIKKVTKIYGKDIGNFNISININDGEIYGILGPNGAGKSTLIRQIMGFIKSDAGIISFNNLNPWLNSKEIMKDTGYLSGEISLYENLKGTEYLKLIKNFRPKVNWKYVEKLILHFELNVNTKIKKMSKGMKQKLAIIAAVMHKPKFLILDEPTSGLDPVMQDQFNELILKMREKDKTTIIICSHIFDEIAKLCDRVGFIKHGKLIEEMKIDNKNMYEIQKHFKKLYERERVL from the coding sequence ATGATCCAAATTAAAAAAGTAACAAAAATATATGGTAAAGACATTGGTAATTTTAATATTAGTATAAATATTAATGACGGTGAAATCTATGGGATTTTAGGGCCAAATGGGGCAGGGAAATCAACTTTAATCCGCCAAATCATGGGTTTTATCAAATCTGATGCTGGTATAATTTCTTTTAATAATTTAAATCCCTGATTAAATTCAAAAGAAATCATGAAAGACACCGGTTATTTATCAGGGGAAATTAGTTTATATGAGAATTTAAAAGGGACAGAATATTTAAAATTAATTAAAAACTTTCGTCCGAAAGTGAATTGAAAATATGTCGAAAAACTTATTTTACATTTTGAATTAAATGTTAATACAAAAATTAAAAAAATGTCAAAAGGAATGAAGCAAAAATTAGCTATTATTGCTGCTGTTATGCATAAACCAAAATTTTTAATTCTTGATGAACCAACAAGTGGCCTTGATCCTGTCATGCAAGATCAATTTAATGAATTAATTTTAAAAATGCGCGAAAAAGATAAAACAACTATTATCATTTGTTCACATATCTTTGATGAAATTGCAAAATTATGTGATCGTGTTGGCTTTATTAAACACGGAAAATTAATTGAAGAAATGAAGATTGATAATAAAAATATGTATGAAATTCAAAAACATTTTAAAAAACTATACGAAAGAGAGCGTGTTTTATAA
- a CDS encoding ABC transporter permease subunit, giving the protein MKKKVFGENLNIIRNHLRLNWKLILFFGLFWLLITIILLSMTLISHVNGVKVPVIANISAEIRTQSSSSGDNLTSISNMLNWGLFGGPGISFFAIFSLVLINKSFLKELNNSQISFWLTLPLSKKQVLHGKISYILISNLIIFIPSYLIVLIFAGISYDANSWFGYVALYGLQFIIFIFLLITLYFLISNCLSDKTMVSNIINSLIIFWILVTWIISLIYDMNPETFKTLKYFQYVSLQSLIVIPIKFSQNDIAEKIVKQLPDGNTLTLVINKHLSFNNIAISVCTVMTPIMTVGLVWINILLFKNKNLNL; this is encoded by the coding sequence ATGAAGAAAAAAGTTTTTGGTGAAAATTTAAACATTATTCGTAATCATTTACGACTTAATTGAAAACTAATCTTATTTTTTGGATTATTTTGATTGCTTATAACAATAATATTACTTTCTATGACTTTAATATCACACGTTAATGGTGTAAAAGTTCCTGTTATTGCTAATATTTCAGCAGAAATTAGAACCCAAAGTTCCTCATCTGGCGATAACCTAACTTCAATTTCAAATATGTTAAATTGAGGTTTATTTGGTGGCCCAGGAATATCTTTTTTTGCTATTTTTAGTCTTGTATTAATTAATAAAAGTTTTTTAAAAGAGCTTAATAATAGTCAAATTAGTTTTTGATTAACACTGCCACTATCAAAAAAACAAGTTTTACATGGAAAAATATCTTATATCTTGATATCTAACTTAATTATTTTTATTCCTTCTTATTTAATAGTTCTAATTTTTGCAGGAATTAGTTATGATGCTAATAGTTGATTTGGTTATGTTGCCCTTTATGGACTTCAGTTCATTATATTTATTTTTCTATTAATAACACTCTACTTTTTAATCTCTAATTGTTTATCTGATAAAACAATGGTATCTAATATCATTAATTCTCTAATAATATTTTGAATTTTAGTAACATGAATAATTTCATTAATTTATGATATGAATCCAGAAACATTTAAAACATTAAAATATTTTCAATATGTCTCATTACAATCGCTAATTGTTATTCCTATTAAGTTTTCACAAAATGATATTGCAGAAAAAATTGTAAAACAATTACCAGATGGAAATACATTAACATTAGTAATTAATAAACACTTGAGCTTTAATAATATTGCAATATCAGTTTGTACAGTTATGACACCAATTATGACAGTAGGTTTGGTTTGAATAAATATTCTACTATTTAAAAATAAAAATTTAAATCTATAA
- a CDS encoding SLAC1 family transporter has protein sequence MEKHKAFLNYIPFSLLSISLGLLTLGNGWNAFGNFFSLSTKWITYLTFALSLFIFLLITTKWIVNFKSVQQEFQNNLNDAAIIGFLPITVLAISKFILTKQDLNNLNTGWIYYFGITIWWIGLILAFSFFIVWLFLHFKNFKLVNATGSWYIPTIGIIICSTFELKYLGPGYLVFLQVLWYLNFVIFLGLTILMLISYFKTKDHEMLRSLFILLIGLDVLMYITYDYTFIKSGYNENYWMILIIGVFAIAASFAFYLLIVKDFLTKQFNPKLTSYAFPLAISAIGKITYGQSLGAISSPKYADTIIYIFQYWSICEIILTSIIFLYLIGNLTFHFGKKYWELQRKKVG, from the coding sequence ATGGAAAAACATAAAGCATTTTTAAACTACATCCCTTTTTCATTATTATCAATTTCATTAGGCTTATTAACTCTAGGAAACGGTTGAAATGCTTTTGGTAATTTTTTTAGTCTTTCAACAAAATGAATTACCTATTTAACTTTTGCTTTGTCTCTTTTTATTTTCTTACTAATAACAACAAAATGAATTGTTAATTTTAAATCAGTTCAACAAGAATTTCAAAATAATTTAAATGATGCTGCAATAATTGGTTTTTTACCAATCACAGTTTTAGCAATCAGTAAATTTATTTTAACAAAACAAGATTTAAATAATCTAAATACCGGTTGAATATATTATTTTGGTATTACGATTTGATGAATTGGATTAATCTTAGCTTTTAGTTTTTTTATTGTTTGATTATTCTTACATTTTAAAAATTTTAAACTAGTTAACGCAACCGGTAGTTGATACATTCCAACAATTGGAATTATAATTTGTAGCACTTTTGAGTTAAAATACCTTGGTCCAGGATATTTAGTATTTTTACAAGTTTTGTGATACCTTAATTTTGTAATATTCCTTGGGTTAACAATCTTAATGTTAATTAGTTATTTTAAAACAAAAGACCATGAGATGTTAAGATCACTTTTTATTTTATTAATTGGGTTAGATGTTTTAATGTATATTACTTATGACTATACTTTTATTAAAAGTGGTTATAATGAAAACTATTGAATGATCTTAATAATTGGCGTTTTTGCAATTGCCGCTAGTTTTGCTTTTTACCTTCTAATTGTTAAAGATTTTTTAACTAAACAATTTAATCCCAAATTAACCAGTTATGCTTTCCCGTTAGCAATTTCAGCAATTGGTAAAATTACCTACGGTCAAAGCCTGGGGGCAATTAGTAGCCCCAAATATGCTGATACTATTATTTATATTTTTCAATATTGATCAATTTGTGAAATCATTTTAACCTCAATAATTTTTCTTTATTTAATTGGTAATTTAACATTCCATTTTGGTAAAAAATATTGAGAGCTACAGAGGAAAAAAGTAGGCTAG